TGCCTGTCACTCAGGATCAGCGATCCTCAGCAGCTTATCAAATCTCCATGGATAAGGCCTGAAGACCTGAAAGAGTACAAGCATATTACAGACATTTTCAAGATAGGAGGAAGAACGCACTTCCCCAACTGGATATTGAACAATGTTCAGGCCTATGCAAATGAATCTTATGATGGAAACCTTATGGACCTGCTTGATTGTCCAAGAGATATACGTGACCTGTTCTACATACCAAACAAGGAACTTGATGGTGCTATCAACCAGTGGAAGCAGTGCAGTAAAGTTTGCAACAAATGCGGATACTGTAAAAGACTTGCAGAGAAGATAATTAAAGTATATACTGCAGATGGATGCGAGAATATACTAAAACCCCTTAAGAGCGAAGGTGGGCAATAATGACTATTATAGATACACTGGCAAAGAACCGTGGTGAACTTGAGAATAAATTAAGGAACCTGCTTGCAAAGCCTGTTTTCCTTATTGAGATGGATGCTTTTGCCCTCCCATGCGGATGTAAAGGTTTAACCATCAATACAAGAGGATTGCAATTTGATGATCTGGAGATCTTTGAAGAACATATCAATGAATATCTCAAAATTACTTCAGAGAATCTTGAAGTTGAACCTTCATTTTTTTTTGCAAGACTTGTGCCTGGTACGGCAGAAGTAGCATCACTAAATAGTAGATTGCTTTGCAATAGGTGTTACATGGACTTTGCACGAGGAAACGGCAAACAGCCAAGACCAGACATATATATACTTAACTTCTCACGCAGGGAATAAAAACCTGTTTTTCAGTATTTTTTGAAATATATATTTTTACCGTTGGTTGCTATCGGTATTTTTTTAGCTGCCAAAAAGGAAAGACCCGTATTTTGGCTTGTTCTATTCGAAAGATTTAAGAACTATTTAATATAATGCAAACCACCTGACGTTAGTCTACGCCATATTAGTTATGATAAAATATTCGAAGTTAGAATATTTTAGTTTGGCACGATTTACGCTTAATTTATACAATACAAAAAGGAGGAAATGTGAATGGAACCGCTCACAGGTATGGGCGTACTGGCACTTATGGGAGCCGCTGCAACTATTGCAGGAGCCTCTGAAGACCTTGAATCAGATGTAGGGTCACAGAGTAACCCAAACTCCCAGGTACAGTTAGCCCCTCAGATGATGTATCCACACAGGATACACAGTAAAGCTGTTTCTGGTGAACCACCATCAAATGCACTTATATGCACTGTCGGTGGAACAACCGCATCCGTACTGATCAGCACTGGTGCATCTGCTGCCTTAGCACTTGTTATTGGAGCAATTGTGGCTGCAGCAATACACGGCACTTATTCAACTACTGCATACATGGGCAGATCAGCAAGTCAGAAACGTTTTAAACAACCAATTTATCTTGATGTGATTAGAAGTCACCTGCCAGTTATCATGGGATATGCATTTATCACAACATTCTGTATTCTAGTGGTATCTTATCTTATGGCAACCGTCATGGCACACCCATTCCCACTGCCACTTCTGGCATTCATTTGGGGAATTACAGTTGGTGCAATCGGATCATCAACAGGTGATGTACACTACGGTGCAGAAAGACAATTCCAGAATGTCGAATTTGGATCAGGCCTTAACGCTGCAAACTCCGGTAACATCGTGAGAAAAGCAGAATCCGGTCTTAGAAATGGTATCGACAATTCATGGTTCTGTGCAAAATTCGGTGGACCTGTAACAGGTCTTGCTTTTGGTATGACCGTATTCCTAAGTGGCTGGGTCACAGCAGTTTTTGATCCAAGCAGAGGAGATGCAATCGGCTGGGTTTCAGTCCTTGCAGGTGTAATTATTGTACTTATTCTTATATTGTGGAACAGAAACATGGAAGTTGCTGCCCGCGCTGCATTTGGAACATACAAAGAAGATGAAGCAGAGGTGGCCGCATGATTGATGTCGCAGGAATTTTAATGGCAAATATCGTCTACGTGATAGCTATCACATTAGGCGGAGCGCTTATTTCATGGAGTGTTCACTTTGTACCAGTAGGTGGTGCTCCAGCAGCTATGGCACAGGCAACAGGTATCGGTACAGGTACCGTACAGCTCGCAGCTGGTGCAGGTCTTACAGGTCTGGTCACAGCTGGTGCAATGATGCAGATTACAAACAGTGCAGCACTTGTGATTGCATCCGGTGCAGTCGGTGCAATGATCATGATGTCTGCAACAATGATCGTAGGAACATGGGTTTACGTATATGGTGTCGGATGTCCTCCAGCATCAGCAAAAGTAAAGTACGACCCTATCACAAAGGACAGGCAGGATCTCTATGTATCCCAGGGTACTGAAGGTCACGGACTTCCAACAGTATCATTCGTAAGTGGTGTGATCGGTGGTGCCCTTGGTGGTATCGGCGGTTCAGTAGTATACTACGCACTTATGAGTGTTCAGAACGGACTCCCACTCGCAGACCTTGTAGGTATGGCCAGTGTTTTCGCAGTAGGTATCTTCTTCGTAAACGCAGTAATTCCATCCTATAACATCGGAGGAACTATCGAAGGTTTCCACGATCCAAAGTTCAAGAGATTCCCAAAAGCTGTTCTTGCATCCCTTATAGCAACATTCTTCTGTGCACTTATCAGTGTACTTGCAATAGGAGGTCTGTAAATGTCAGCAGGTGGAAGTGGAGCAGCCGCAGAGGCAATTCCACAGAATAAAATAATCGCCTTCGGTGTAGCAGGCGGAGTTATCGGAATATACGGAGCATACTTCCTTGTAGGTATGGTTGGTCAGTATATGTCCTTCATCGGTGCCCTTGGCGCAATATGCGGTATGATATGGGGCGCAGCAGCAGTTAGAAGAGTAGCAAGTTACGGACTTGGTACTGGTGTACCTTCAATCGGTATGCTGGCTCTTGGTATGGGCGTACTTGCATCAACATTCGGCCTTGCAGTAGGCGGTGTTGCTGGTCCAGTAATAGCACTTATTGTAGCAGCAATTATTGGTCTTATGATCGGTGTACTCGCAAACAAGATACTTAACATGGGCATTCCTATCATGGAATCATCCATGACAGAAATAGCAACAGCAGGTACAATCACCATTATAGGACTTGCAATTGCAATGACAGGAACTTTTGAATTTGACACTGTACTTACCCAAGTACTCTCTACCGGATACATTGCAGTAATTTTCATTGCAGGTGGCCTTGCAATCCTTCACCCATTCAACGCATGTCTTGGTCCGGATGAGACACAGGACAGGACACTTATGGTCGCATTGGAAAAAGGTGCAATTGCAATGATCGTTGCAGGAATTGTAGCAACTATAAATGCAGGTGCATCAGGTGCACTTACAATCCTCATTGGACTTGCAATATGGTACATAGGTTTCAGTGGATACTACGACCGTGTAAAGAGAGACGCATACGCTGTTGTTGGAACAGGTCTGTTGCCTTCTAAGGAGGAATTGGAATGAGTATGGTACACGTAGCCCCGGAGGCACACCTTGTACTGGACCCACTTACCTCACTTCTTGCAGAAGAAAGAGAAGACATAATCCAGTATTCAATGGATCCTATAATGGAACAGCTCGACGAACTTGACAAAATAGCAGATGACCTTATGAACTCACTGTCACCAAGCAAACCACTCCTCAACACATTTGAGGGACGTGAGAATACCTCATACAGTGCAGGTTTCTATGGTAACACATTCTACGGCGTAGTAGTAGGTCTTGCTGTTGCAGGACTTATGCTCCTGGTCATGAGCGCATTAGGAGTGATGTGAAATGGCAGATAAAAGAGAACCAGCAGTCGGATGGCCAATCCTTAAAGGAGAATACGATGTTGGCGATGTAAAGAACTGTGTTGCAGTAGTAACATGTGGTTCACACCTTGCAGCAGGCCCACAACTCGATGCAGGTGCATGTCTGACAGGTCCATGTAAGACAGAGAACCTCGGTCTTGAAAAGGTAGTTGCACACGTAATATCAAACCCAAACATCAGATTCCTCCTTGTTACAGGTTCTGAAGTAAAGGGTCACATTACTGGTGAAGCAATTCTCAAGATCCATGAAAATGGTGTCAAAGACAACAGGATCGTTGGCGCAAGTGGTGCAATTCCTTATGTAGAGAACCTTTCAGAAGCAGCAATCGCAAGATTCCAGGAACAGATAGAATGTGTCAATCTGATCGGTACAGAGGACATGAGTGCCATCACCGGAAAGATCAAGGAATTGGCAGGAAAGGACCCTGGAGCATTCGACGCTGATCCTATGGTACTTGAAGTAGGAGATGGTGGTGGAGACGATGCTGAGGAAGCTGGTGGACTTAAGCCAATGGCAGCCGAGATGGCAACCGTCAGAAGCAGGATACTGAGCATCAACAAGGAAATGATGGCAATCGGTAACCTCAACAAATTCCACTCCGGCGTACACGCAGGAAAGGTAGAAGGAATAATGATCGGTCTGGCAATCACATTGTCACTTCTAGGAATGCTACTGTTCGGAGGTAACTGAGATGGCAGATGAAGAATATGGAAAAGGCGTACCAATGGTCATTTCCCCGCAGATGGGAGCCATTGAAGCCGTAGTCGAGGACATCCGTTACAGAGCCCAGCTTATTGCAAGGAACCAGAAACTTGACTCTGGTGTTTCCGCAACCGGTGTAGCTGGATTCATTGCAGGATTCGTATTTGCAATCGTAATGGTAGTTATCATCCCTATGTTCGCTTGGAAGGTGATGTAAAAATGACCAATGATAGAAGCGACAGGGTACCAAGTGTAGTCACTAACCCGGAAGACTTCCAGGCAGTAATTGAGAAACTCAACAAGATCGATGAGAAGATCGAGTTCGTAAACAGTGAAGTTGCACAGCGTATTGGTAAGAAAGTTGGAAGAGACATAGGAATACTTTACGGAGCTGTTGCTGGAATTATTATGTTCCTGCTTTACGTACTGTTCCTTGCACCTATGCTCGGTATTTAAACAAAGAGGTTATTCATATGTTCAAATTTGACAAGAAACAAGAGGTATACGATGTCGGCGGCGTCAAGTTCGGTGGCCAGCCAGGACAGTACCCAACAGTGCTTATAGGAACAATGTTCTACAACAGGCACAAGATCGTGACTGATGAAGACAAGGGTGTCTTCGATGTAGATGCTGCAAACAAACTCTGGCAGGCAATGGTTGACATGGGACAGGTCACTGGTAACCCTATCGTAAACCAGATCGTCGGAGAAACACCTGAAGCTATCAAGAAGTACATCGACTGGTTCGTAGACATCGATAACAAGACACCATTCCTTATCGACTCATCCGCTGGTGACGTTCGTGCAGCAGCGGCAGAGTATGTAACAGAGATCGGTGTAGCTGACAGAGCAATCTACAACTCCATCAACGCCAGTGTCCACGCTGACGAGATCGAGGCAATCAGGAACAGTGACATCACTGCATCCATTGTACTCGCATTCAATGCAACAGACCCAAGCGTAAAAGGAAAGCTTGACATCCTTGAGACCGGTGGAACCGGACAGGACAAGGGTATGCTCGAGATCGCAAAGGAATGTGGAATCACAAAGCCACTTATCGATGTAGCAGCAACCCCACTCGGAGCAGGCTCCGGTGCATCCATGAGAGCAGTTATTGCGATCAAGGGACACCTCGGACTTCCTGTTGGTGGTGGATACCACAACATGGCTTCCGCATGGGACTGGATGAAGGCATACAAAAAGCAGTTCGAAACCAGAGAAGAGAAGCAGGCAATCTACATGCCAGCTGACATTGGAACAAACCTTGTACCACAGGTACTCGGATCAAACTTCCAGCTTTTCGGTCCTATCGAGAACACTGACAAAGTATTCCCTGCAACAGCAATGGTTGACATTATGCTTGCAGAGACTGCAAAGGAACTCGGCCTTGAGATCATGGACGAGAACCACCCAATCAACAAGCTGGTATAAACCAGCTTATCCTTTCTTTTTTTCAAAAATAAAAAGATGAAGAGCCGAAGGCATGGTAGGAATCCCACTCCCCAACCTGCATCAGCATACAACAAAAGAAGATGTGTATATCATATATTCACGTATAGACATATAAGAGTGACGAATACCCTGACATAACAATAATCATATTGATCAGACAAATATCCAATAGCAGAAAATAATTAAAGAAACAAATACTATCAACAAGCATGACCGAGGTAATGCTTGTATGGGATAACCCTTTGTTATTTGAGAAACTTTTTAAAGAGCATGACATCAAATGCCAGAGAATTGTATCCGATGCTATTGGCACACCTTTTACTCCCCCATGCAAATGTGTTGTGATTCCCACAGGATTTGCAAATAAAGCCTATACCGGCATACTGCCGGGCATTGAGCGAAATGCCAGAAGCTTTGAGAAATTCGTGCGAAACGGAGGAAACCTCGTCATATTCAGCCCTGTTGTCCCAGAATATAACTACAAATGGTTGCCAATGGAACTTGAATACAAGCAGGAATATCAGGTAACCCATATCTGCAAAGAAAAAGAGCATGAAGCACAATGCCTTGTTGAAGATACATGCTCAGAAGTAGAATTTGACGGCTATTTCACTAAAACAGACGGTGATGTAATTTTCAGAAGCGACAAAGGAAATCCACTTATGGTAGTAAAGGAACTGGGAGAAGGAAAGATAATTGCTACGACCATCCATGAATTCCCTTCAGGGAAATTCCTTAAATGGATAAATGAAACTGCAAAAAAGAGTAAATTGTAAGATCAACACCTTACAATTATCAATTACAACAACAATTCTAATTTACTTTTTGAAATCCTTCTTAAGCTGCTCTGCAATGTCTGCAGCATCAGCAACCCTGAGAACGAAAATACCAAAGCATGGCTTGATGAACTGGAAGAAGACCTCTTCCCCTTTTACACCTACCGGGATATTATCACCCATCAGTGCCACACCACGCAGCCGGTATCCACCAGGAACCTTATAAAATGTATCTGACTTTTCCTTGATCAACTTCTCAGACTGTGCAGGAGTAGCTCCTTTTAAAAGGATCTCGAACGGAATGTCATTGATACAGGACATGATAATACCTACAGGTTATTCTACCATTACAAGGTCGCGAACTTTAATACCTTTTTCTGTAATGCGGCCAACAATCTTACCACCGGTCATGCTGGCAGCTTTCTCTGCCTGATCCTGAGGAAGAATAATGACAAAGCCCATTCCCATGTTGAAGGTTTTATACATCTCAAAGTCATCAACATTACCTTCATCCTTAAGGAACTTGAAAATGTCATTTGGCTCTATCGGATCATAGAAATCAAATCCAAGACTTGTAACTCTTTTCAGCTTTAACAGACCGCTGCCTGTAATGTGAGCAAGCCCATGAACATCACATTCCCTGATGACATCAAGAACTTCCATATAGATCCTTGTTGGGATCAGAAGCTCATCACCAATGGTGGTGGATTCATTATAGGGGAACTTGTCATGATAAGAGTATGATGACTGCTCAATGATATTCCTCACAAGAGTGTACCCATTACTGTGAACACTGTCAGCAGGAATACCAACAATTGCATCTCCAAGCTGAACTTTCTCTCCTGTGATTATCTTGTCTTTTTTGACCATGCCAAGACAGGTTCCTGCAAGGTCAAAGCCATTTATAATATCAGGAAGTGTTGCTGTCTCGCCGCCAACTATGGACATACGGGAAATCTCAGCACCCTTTCTCAAACCTTCACCTATCTGGGCGGCGAAATCCTCGTCATGTTTCTCAAGAGCAAGATAATCCACAAATGAAATTGGCTCTGCGCCTATTGCAAGCAGGTCATTGACATTCATTGCGATGCAGTCAATTCCCACTGTGTTCCAGCGCTTCATCTCATTTGCAATGAGAACCTTTGAACCAACACCGTCCGTAGCAAGAGCAAGAGCATATTCTCCAAAGTCAATAAGTCCGGCATAGTGACCTATACCGGTCAATGGTGCACCCAGACCCTCACGTTTATAGTCCATACCCTTTGTGAGTGCCTTTATGGTCACTTCTTCCTTTTCGATGTCTACCCCAGATTCTGCATACGTAAGGTGTTTATCTTTCATTGAGATCCCCTGCATTGTTTGTCAAGTTCAAATTCGCGGTGTAAGGTCTTAACAGCGTCCAATGACTGACTGGAACTTACTACAAATGAAATATTGTGCTGTGATGAACCCTGACTGATCATAATAATATTTATACCGGCCATGCCAAGTGAATTGAATACTTTTCCTGCAACTCCCGGAATGCCATCCATGCCTGCACCCACAACAGCTACCACACATACATCACGGTCATAGGCAACATCTCCTACAACATTTGTTGTGAATTCAGACCTGACAGCTCCAACTGCCGCTTCAAGATGATCCTCATTGACCACCAGTGACATATTAGCCTCGGATGAACCCTGGCTGATCATGATAATATTAACGCCGGCATTTGCAAGTGCGGAAAATACCCTCGCAGCCGTTCCAATGGTGCCAACCATGCCTGCACCACTTATATTGATAAGCGCAACTTTGTTAATGAGAGTCACAGCCTTAACGACATCCTCTTTGCACTGTTGCTCGGCAACAATAAGAGTTCCCGGGAAATCCGGTTCAAAAGTGTTCTTCACACGTACCGGGATCTTATGCCTGATAGCAGGCTCGATAGTCCTTGGATGAAGCACCTTGGCTCCGAAGTATGAAAGCTCCATTGCCTCGATATATGAGATCTGAGGAATTGGACTTGCCTCGGCTACGATCTTAGGATCGGTTGTGAGGATTCCATGGACTTCCTTCCACAGCCATATCTCATCAGCGTCAATTGAAGCACCGATTATGGATGCGGAGAAATCTGAGCCGCCCCTTCCAAGAGTTGTGATTATCTCCTTTTTGTCCTGGGCAATAAAACCTGTGACAACAGGTATATGATCTGCAAGCAGAGGGCACAGCCTTTCATGAACTCTTGTATAGCTGTCCTCAAGAGGTTTAGCGTCACCATAATTGGAATCGGTTACAATACCAGCCTCTCCACCGGTAAATGCCTTTGACGGAGTGCCCAGTGAGCGAATAGAACCGCTTACAATAGGAGCTGCAAGGCGCTCGCCGTATGAAGAAATATAATCAATGGAACGATTGGTGAGTTCACCAAGATAGCAGATACCGATCAAAGCCTTCTCAAGTTCGTCGACCCTGCTGTCTATTACCTCTACACATTCCGAACGGATCTTATCATCATCAATTGCAACATTGATAGCATCGTAATGTTTTTTACTGAGACCTGCGATGAATTCCTTTACCTGGCTAACTTTACCATTTTTAGATACATCTTTTGCTGTGTTCAGTAAACCATCTGTAACGCCACCAAGCGCAGATGTCACTGCCACAAGTTCATTGCCATCCATGTGGAACTGCCTTAAGAGTTCTGCCACATGTCGGATCTTTTCACCGTTTTCCACGGAAGTCCCGCCGAACTTCATTACGATTCTCATGATACAACCTATTTAGTTTGTCAGCTAATTGCGTCTATAAACAATAAAGAGTAATATAAAGATTATGTGTAAACCTATATTCTAAAAAAGTATCAATAGAAGAATATAGGCTTACCGGAACTTGTTAAAGAACGTAAAGAATAACAGGAAAACACCTGCTGTGACTATAAGAGAAACAGCATTTGACAAACCAGCAGATGAAAACCACGATGACAGTGACGTGCCGGACTCCTGAGACTCCGATGTTTTTTCTGTGTCAGATGATGAATCCTTTGCAGAATCATCAGACCTGGATGTATTCGATGTCATGTTATAGGTCTTTGATATTTCAGTTGCTGCCGTATTTGCAAACTCTACAATGGACTCTGTGATATTGTCTTTGATATTTACGGATACAGAGAAATCCTCGGAATAAGAAGAAGACTCATCATCCTCATTAATAGTTATCAGAGTCGCTTTGTGGATACCTGCGGCCATTTCATCGGTTATGGCCTTGTACACGCCGGGACTTACATAATATCTGGAGTCCAGTATTTCACCGTCCACCAGAATTCGTACTTCTGAAAATGACTCATTCAAAGAATAGCTGACAATTGCGATCCTTCCGGCTTTAAGTCCCCCATCCACCGGGGAGTAAACATCAATATCCAAACCACTTGGAAGTTCATCTGAAGATGGTACCTTACTTTGTTTCAACGAAACATGATTCAGGAATACAGTGACTTCATCATCTGTCTCAAAAAAAGCTTTTACGTTCGCAAGGAAAAGAGTTTCTGGATTTCCATCAGAGTAAACTGTGTAATAGAAGTATTCATCGTCCTCTACATCATCTTCTTTCAGCAGTTTACCATCAAGCCTGAGCTCAAGGGTAACTTCATCATCATCCACATCTGTGGCTTCCAGCGTATAGAGACCTGAAAGATCCAGTTCATCATCCATCTTAAGAGAATAAGTTTTGTCAAGCAGAAGATAATCCTCTACATCTTCAACCGGATCCATATACTGCTCAACATAGATGGTGGAATACACCACACCATCTTCTTTATCCACATCACCTTCAGGAGTGATTCTCAGGATGAAGTAGTCCACTTCTTCCTCTTCGTCATCATCCTCATCTTCAACTACCGAGCGAATGTATTCAAGAGGTTCGTTCTCCTTGGCAAAATTATCATCAAGCTCCACTTCTTCCCCGTTAAGGTAGAGTTCGATCCATATGTCGCCACTTTTGCTGTTCATGTCCAGCACTTTGAACGAATAGCCCTGCTCAAGGAAGATCTCATCCAGAACTGCCACCTGAGGTTCCGAATAATGGATCATTGTTTTTGTTCTTACTGCAGATGCAGGAGACACGCAAAGCAGGAAAAGACAAACGAAGATAATTACAAAATGTATATATTTCATCGAAACCTCACTCATAGAACCAATAAAATAACAGGACTTCTGCCATTTTCATGGCATTATTACTGTCTTATGGTTTTTATTGATTTCTATTAATATAGGTGATAATATGAAATATGTAGTACTCATCGGAGATGGCATGGCAGATGAGCCTCTTGAAGAAATTGGTGGCATGACAGTTCTTCAGAAAGCCAACACATCCAACATGGATTACCTTGTCAAGTACGGCAGGGCAGGACTTGCACAGACAGTTCCTGAGGGCATGCACCCTGGAAGCGATGTGGCAAATATGTCAATTGTAGGGTACGATCCGAAAAAGTACTATACAGGCAGATCGCCACTTGAAGCCGCAAGCATGGGCGTGGAACTTGAAAAAGACGACGTTGCATTCCGATGCAACCTGATTACCATCAAGGATGACCTGATAGCAGACTACAGTTCCGGACACATCACTAACGAGGAAGCAAAGGAACTGATAGAACGTATTGATGCAGAGCTTGGAGATGAAAAGGTCCAATTCTATCCTGGAATCAGTTACCGTCATCTCATGGTAGGTAAAAAAGGACTCGGAGCAAACACTGAATGTGTGCCACCTCATGACGTAATTGATGAGAACAGATTCGAGCATATGCCAAAAGGTCAGGACAGTGAACTCATCTGTGAGCTCACTGAAAAATCCATGAATATACTGAAAGACCATCCTGTAAATCTCAAAAGAATTGAGGAAGGCAAGAACCCTGGAAATTCAATATGGCTCTGGGGACAGGGATATGCGCCTGCATTTACGCCTTTCGGTGAACTTTACGGACTCAAGGGAGCCATAATATCAGCAGTGGACCTTGTAAAAGGAATAGGCATCTATGCAGGACTTGATGTTATCGAAGTACCCGGTGCAACAGGATACCTTGACACGAATTATCTCGGCAAGGCAGAATATGCAATTGACGCACTCAAAGACCATGATTTTGTCTTCGTGCATGTGGAAGCTCCTGATGAAGCAGGACACATGGGTAACATGAATGCAAAGATACAGGCTATTGAGGACTTCGATGCAAAGGTTGTAGGCACAGTTCTTAAAGCAGCCAAAAAGATGGATGAAGATGTTACTATAATGGTACTTCCGGATCACCCAACACCTATTGCACTGAGAACTCACACATCAAATCCAATTCCAGTAGCCATTTACTGTACTTCTGAAAAAGTATCTGACGATGCAGATGCATTCAATGAGGAATCTGTAAAGAAAGGTGCTCTTGGAACAATTTACGCAGCAGATCTTGTGAGAAAACTAATTGATGGCGAGTGGGCTCAATAACCCACTACACAACGCCTATTGCATTCTTTTTTTGAGCACCGAATAGACTCATCATTTATATATAGAAAAACTTAGATATTATTTATTGTGGGAGTATCTGTTTTCTGGATAGTTCCATCTATATATAAGCAAGAGAGTGGTAAAATGAAATTTGGACTAACGCCCTGGTCTCCATCCACGGCCTCAAGATGGGACCCATTTGACGATATGAGGCATATGCAGGACCGTCTTAACCGTTTGTTTGGAGATAGTGAACATAGCACGGAAATGATGGACATGGATACCCTTTCCCCTCTGGTTGATATCAAAGAGGATGATAAGAATATTATCGTTACAACAGATCTTCCTGGTGTCAGCAAAGAGGATGTTGACATAGATATAAGCAACAACAGAGTCTGGATCAAAGCCAACATGCACAAGGAGTCAGAAGAGGAAAAGGAAGGCTACCTTATGCGTGAGAGGACATACAGCAGGTTTGCAAGAGCATTCAACCTTCCATCCATGGTAAATGAGGATGCTGCATGTGCCAAACTTGAGAATGGCGTGCTTACTATCACGATGCCTAAGGCAGAGATAGAAGAAAAGCACAGGATAATGATCGAATAGAGCTTCAAATTGAACTTTGATTTATGTCCGATCATTCGGACTTCCTTTTTTTAATTACCCCTTTTTGTTATCTATTATTCGATAATTTCAGATTGCGGCATCAGTTAAAAATATCATCATCCTTTGCTCAGTCGGGGTAACTGTCATCATCACCGCAAAAATGTACAACGCAAATATAGTATAATTACCTTTCTTGAGAAGCTGCACACAGTGCATAAGCCTAATTTAGAAAGTAGACGTTATGTTAAAAGACAAGAAAGCCTTTTGGAGAATCTCAAATTGAAAATGCAGGTATTTACTGTAGAAAACATCCCTCTTATCAAAGAAGGAGACGATATCGCATCGATCATATGTGAAAATACCACCATCGAAGACAATGATATTATTGTAATAGCTTCCACCATCGTTGCTAAGGCAGAAGGAAGGATGTTCAGACTGGAAGATATCATCCCCGGAGAAAAGGCATTATCCATTGCCTCAAAGCATGACCTTGATGCAAGATTCATACAGGCAGTACTTGACCGCAGTAAGGAAGTACTGGTCGATCACCCCATCTTCCTGGTCGAAACACATAACGGACACGTCTGCATCAAAGCAGGTATCGATGAATCAAATGTTGATATCGGCTATCTGGCAGACCTGCCATCAGATCCTGATAAGAGCACAGCCAGAATTGGAGAAGCTATCGAGCAGCTAACAGGAAAAAAGATCAGTGCCATACTCACAGACACCAATGGCAGGGCATTTAAGGTAGGACAGACCGGAATTGCTATTGGCGTTTATAAGATACATCCTGTGAAGAACTGGAGAGGACAGAAAGACCTGTTTGGAAACATACTTGAGATAACAGAAGAAGCAATTGCAGATGAGATCGCAGGGGCTGCAAATC
The sequence above is a segment of the uncultured Methanolobus sp. genome. Coding sequences within it:
- a CDS encoding coenzyme F420-0:L-glutamate ligase — translated: MQVFTVENIPLIKEGDDIASIICENTTIEDNDIIVIASTIVAKAEGRMFRLEDIIPGEKALSIASKHDLDARFIQAVLDRSKEVLVDHPIFLVETHNGHVCIKAGIDESNVDIGYLADLPSDPDKSTARIGEAIEQLTGKKISAILTDTNGRAFKVGQTGIAIGVYKIHPVKNWRGQKDLFGNILEITEEAIADEIAGAANLLMGEGDGGYPVVIIRGLEMRSEDASIQEMYRNDREDIIKKGLRCLSKV